A stretch of Acidovorax sp. RAC01 DNA encodes these proteins:
- a CDS encoding M20 aminoacylase family protein — protein sequence MGSGIDQALLAQADTFVALRRDLHRHPELGFQEVRTSALVAEKLAEWGYEVTRGLGGTGVVGQLRRGTGQRRLGLRADMDALPITEATGLPHASCHHGLMHACGHDGHTAMLLAAAHHLAKHGQFSGTLNLIFQPAEEGLGGARKMMDDGLFTRFPCDAIFAMHNMPGHPPGHLLFRTGAFMASSENITITLHGVGGHGAMPHHAADPVVAGAAIVLGLQSIVARNVPPLQMAVITVGAFQAGDANNVIPQTATLKLSVRSLDRSVRELLNRRIRELVEAQAHSYGVRAEVDFRGGYPVLVNTPNETEFARQVGRELVGDAKVTEQAEPLTGSEDFAFMLEDVPGSYLLIGNGDDATGGHGACMVHNPNYDFEDRNIAVGGAYWVRLAERFLVDATA from the coding sequence ATGGGCAGCGGCATTGACCAGGCGCTGCTTGCGCAGGCCGACACCTTTGTGGCGCTGCGGCGCGACCTGCACCGCCACCCCGAGCTGGGCTTTCAGGAAGTGCGCACCAGCGCCCTGGTGGCTGAAAAGCTGGCCGAGTGGGGCTACGAAGTCACGCGCGGCCTGGGGGGCACGGGCGTGGTGGGCCAGCTGCGCCGGGGCACCGGCCAGCGCCGCCTGGGCCTGCGCGCCGACATGGACGCGCTGCCCATCACCGAAGCCACGGGCCTGCCCCACGCCAGCTGCCACCACGGCCTGATGCACGCCTGCGGCCACGACGGCCACACCGCCATGCTGCTGGCGGCGGCGCACCACCTGGCAAAGCACGGTCAGTTCAGCGGCACGCTCAACCTCATCTTCCAGCCGGCCGAAGAAGGCCTGGGCGGCGCCCGCAAGATGATGGACGACGGGCTGTTCACGCGGTTTCCGTGCGACGCCATCTTTGCCATGCACAACATGCCCGGCCACCCGCCGGGGCACCTGCTGTTTCGCACCGGGGCCTTCATGGCGTCGAGCGAGAACATCACCATCACGCTGCACGGCGTGGGCGGCCACGGCGCCATGCCCCACCATGCGGCCGACCCGGTGGTGGCGGGCGCGGCCATCGTGCTGGGGCTGCAGAGCATCGTGGCGCGCAACGTGCCGCCGCTGCAGATGGCGGTGATCACCGTGGGCGCGTTCCAGGCGGGCGATGCCAACAACGTGATCCCGCAGACGGCCACCCTGAAGCTGAGCGTGCGCTCGCTGGACCGCAGCGTGCGCGAGCTGCTCAACCGCCGCATCCGCGAGCTGGTGGAGGCGCAGGCGCACAGCTACGGCGTGCGCGCCGAGGTGGACTTCCGCGGCGGCTACCCGGTGCTGGTCAACACCCCGAATGAGACCGAGTTTGCGCGCCAGGTGGGCCGCGAACTGGTGGGCGATGCCAAGGTGACCGAGCAGGCCGAGCCCCTGACTGGCAGCGAAGACTTTGCCTTCATGCTGGAAGACGTGCCCGGCAGCTACCTGCTGATCGGCAATGGCGACGACGCCACGGGTGGCCACGGCGCGTGCATGGTGCACAACCCGAACTACGATTTTGAAGACCGCAACATCGCGGTGGGCGGCGCGTACTGGGTGCGGCTGGCGGAGCGGTTTCTGGTGGACGCAACCGCCTGA
- a CDS encoding tripartite tricarboxylate transporter substrate binding protein, translating into MPKSFPRLASRTAALIGGLLLSATVFAQNAFPAKPVTLMVPYPAGGVSDVIARTVNTTLGKQLGQPVIVENLGGASGSIAATKVLSQPSDGHIVFQGSPNELILAPLALSAVKFKSEDFRLVNMIATAQIGFLTRGNLPVNNIDEFVEYARKQAQQGRPITYASVGPGSFYHLLGEHLSKVTGIPMVHVPYKGGAPAEQDLISGQVDIFMSPFGTKHVELHKAGRIKVLALLNPTRIDTAKDFPAISESKALKDFTFNIWTGYFVKRDTPEAVVATLHKAIAGTLTDPTVRANLEAASLTAPPSLSIADAAKAYTDGIAQFRAIAKSINLQAQ; encoded by the coding sequence ATGCCCAAGTCCTTCCCCCGCCTGGCCAGCCGCACGGCCGCATTGATCGGTGGCCTGCTGCTGAGCGCCACCGTGTTCGCCCAGAACGCCTTCCCGGCCAAGCCCGTCACGCTGATGGTGCCGTACCCGGCAGGCGGCGTGTCGGACGTGATCGCGCGCACGGTCAACACCACGCTGGGCAAGCAGCTGGGCCAGCCCGTGATCGTGGAAAACCTGGGTGGCGCCAGCGGCTCCATCGCGGCCACCAAGGTGCTGAGCCAGCCGTCAGACGGCCATATCGTGTTCCAGGGCTCGCCCAACGAACTCATCCTGGCACCGCTAGCGCTTTCGGCCGTCAAGTTCAAGAGCGAAGACTTCCGCCTGGTGAACATGATCGCCACGGCCCAGATCGGCTTTCTGACCCGCGGCAATCTGCCCGTGAACAACATCGACGAGTTTGTGGAATACGCCCGCAAGCAGGCCCAGCAGGGCCGCCCCATCACCTACGCCAGCGTGGGCCCCGGCTCGTTCTACCACCTGCTGGGCGAGCACCTGTCCAAGGTGACCGGCATCCCCATGGTGCATGTGCCCTACAAGGGCGGCGCCCCGGCCGAGCAGGACCTGATCTCCGGCCAGGTGGACATCTTCATGTCGCCGTTTGGCACCAAGCACGTCGAGCTGCACAAGGCCGGCCGCATCAAGGTGCTGGCGCTGCTGAACCCCACGCGCATCGACACCGCCAAGGACTTCCCCGCCATCAGCGAGAGCAAGGCCCTCAAGGACTTCACCTTCAACATCTGGACCGGCTACTTCGTCAAGCGCGACACGCCTGAAGCCGTGGTGGCCACGCTGCACAAGGCCATTGCCGGCACGCTGACCGACCCCACCGTGCGCGCCAACCTGGAAGCCGCCAGCCTGACGGCCCCGCCCAGCCTGTCGATTGCCGACGCCGCCAAGGCCTACACCGACGGCATCGCGCAGTTCCGCGCCATCGCCAAGTCCATCAACCTGCAGGCGCAATAA
- a CDS encoding carotenoid oxygenase family protein: MTHTHLPRRAVLAALGASLLPVLGHSAEAPDAWRSSYTPYNGPLKAPLASGPLPVQGRWPEALQGTLYRVGPARRELGGVAMDHWFDGDGMLQAFRFEQGQASTQAPPRVSHRGALLATPKLTAEEAAGRLLYSGFATTLPHAPPLSGPDDLNPANINLLALPARKELFALWEAGSALAVDPVTLQAQGFKAWSPETRGAPFSAHPRVAPDGSVWNFGYVPGSGKLLVYDIAPTGQLRRQHVLTTAQADMVHDFAITDRHLVFLLMPLQFHGQPGMGSPLPHYQWNDQAPLVVLLVDKADFKVQRFELPATGLFHLANAWEEGGTVQVRFVAQPDILHALRHLKVDGPRSTPAAPATRWAHITLTPATGQARLAYPGLAHVEFPRIHPARNGLPTRFTTLLERSAGMDAQVQGFDTVLTLRGDQTPQRHRYGAGWIAEEHVYVPASPGAAEGRGWVLGTAYHWPSERTTLSVFDAQAVNAGPLASVTLPYGLPLGLHGQFVPA, from the coding sequence ATGACCCACACCCATCTACCGCGCCGCGCCGTTCTGGCGGCCCTGGGCGCGAGCCTGTTGCCTGTGCTGGGCCACAGTGCCGAGGCACCCGACGCCTGGCGCAGCAGCTACACCCCCTACAACGGCCCCTTGAAGGCGCCTCTGGCCAGCGGCCCGCTGCCGGTGCAGGGGCGCTGGCCCGAGGCGCTGCAGGGCACGCTGTACCGTGTCGGCCCCGCCCGGCGCGAACTGGGTGGCGTGGCCATGGACCACTGGTTTGACGGCGACGGCATGCTGCAGGCGTTCCGGTTCGAGCAGGGCCAGGCCTCCACGCAAGCGCCACCCCGCGTATCCCACCGGGGCGCGCTGCTGGCCACCCCCAAGCTCACGGCCGAAGAGGCCGCGGGCCGCCTGTTGTACTCGGGCTTTGCCACCACGCTGCCCCACGCGCCTCCGCTCAGCGGGCCCGACGACCTCAACCCCGCCAACATCAACCTGCTGGCCCTGCCCGCGCGCAAGGAGCTTTTTGCGCTGTGGGAGGCGGGATCTGCACTGGCGGTGGACCCTGTCACGCTGCAGGCCCAGGGGTTCAAGGCCTGGTCGCCCGAGACCCGGGGCGCGCCGTTTTCAGCCCACCCCCGCGTGGCGCCAGATGGCTCGGTGTGGAATTTTGGCTATGTGCCCGGCTCCGGCAAGCTGCTGGTGTACGACATTGCACCGACAGGCCAGTTGCGCCGCCAGCATGTCCTGACCACCGCGCAGGCCGACATGGTGCATGACTTCGCCATCACCGATCGGCATCTGGTGTTCTTGCTCATGCCGCTGCAATTTCACGGACAGCCCGGCATGGGCAGCCCCCTGCCGCACTACCAGTGGAACGACCAGGCGCCGCTGGTGGTGCTGCTGGTGGACAAGGCGGACTTCAAGGTCCAGCGCTTTGAGCTGCCCGCCACGGGTCTGTTCCACCTGGCCAATGCCTGGGAAGAGGGCGGCACGGTGCAGGTGCGGTTTGTGGCGCAGCCCGACATCCTGCACGCGCTGCGCCACCTGAAGGTGGATGGCCCGCGCAGCACCCCGGCCGCGCCTGCGACCCGCTGGGCACACATCACGCTCACGCCCGCCACCGGCCAGGCGCGCCTTGCGTATCCGGGGCTGGCCCATGTGGAGTTTCCACGCATCCACCCCGCGCGCAACGGACTGCCCACGCGCTTCACGACCTTGCTGGAGCGCAGCGCCGGCATGGATGCGCAGGTGCAGGGCTTTGACACCGTGCTCACGCTGCGGGGCGATCAGACACCGCAGCGCCACCGGTACGGCGCAGGCTGGATCGCGGAGGAGCATGTCTATGTGCCCGCCAGCCCCGGCGCCGCCGAGGGCCGGGGCTGGGTGCTGGGCACCGCCTACCACTGGCCCAGCGAACGCACCACGCTGTCGGTGTTTGACGCCCAGGCCGTGAACGCCGGGCCGCTCGCCAGTGTCACGCTGCCCTATGGTTTGCCGCTGGGGCTGCATGGGCAGTTTGTGCCGGCGTAA